In Paenibacillus sp. BIC5C1, a genomic segment contains:
- a CDS encoding DUF4023 family protein — protein sequence MESTHDFVKKVNENAEKARHNKNNGKGTPTDKLPAKQHSTNK from the coding sequence ATGGAGAGCACCCATGATTTTGTAAAAAAAGTGAATGAGAACGCCGAAAAGGCACGGCATAACAAAAACAATGGTAAAGGTACACCAACGGATAAACTGCCGGCGAAACAGCATAGCACCAATAAGTAA
- a CDS encoding catalase: MSKEPMDENKKIEQRNAFLRDNNGKEMSSNEGIKISDDSNSLKAGDRGPTLLEDFLMREKLSHFDRERIPERVVHARGYGAYGEFELYESLEELTMAHFLQDPGVKTPLFVRFSEVAGSKGVNETNRDVRGFSVKFYTDEGNFDLVGNNIPIFFIQDGIKFPDLIHALKPEPNNEIPQGSTAHDTFWDFIANNQESAAMVMWIMSDRTIPRSFRMMQGFGVHTFRLVNKEGKSRFVKFHWRPVLGMHSFVWDEAQKLGGADPDFHRRDLWENINAGNFAEFELGIQVLEEADEFKFDFDILDATKLWPEEDIPVRIIGKMTINQNVENVFAETEQSAFHPGNIVRGIDFSNDPLLQGRLFSYTDTQLARVGTNYQELPINRPVCPVHNNQRDGASRYTIDRGRVAYHENSLANNSPYTVPGAKGGFVTYPSTVQGLKERKTAPSFLDHFSQARLFRNSMTDVERSHIIQALTFELGKVKDVSIRQQVVDMLGNISSELANILARELGVAVPNVLESTVTKISPALSMSNTVFSPKTLRVGVIVGEGFDGPSTQYILDELKSAGLRPVIVHERQGVVHGTGGVGLKVDDSFLTGSPLVYDGLFIVGGQKEDDYFQKYTRSYAIETYNHFKPIGATPVGAVLIQPVGIIGKPGVIVEQQPAAFADQFIQAMTQQRFWNRT, translated from the coding sequence ATGAGCAAGGAACCCATGGATGAGAACAAAAAGATAGAGCAGCGAAATGCCTTTCTTCGGGATAATAACGGCAAAGAAATGTCCTCCAACGAAGGGATTAAAATATCGGATGACAGCAACTCGCTAAAAGCTGGGGATCGCGGGCCCACGCTGCTTGAAGATTTTCTGATGCGTGAGAAACTGTCTCACTTTGATCGGGAACGCATTCCGGAGAGAGTTGTGCATGCACGGGGATATGGAGCCTACGGTGAATTTGAGTTATATGAGTCACTTGAAGAGTTAACAATGGCTCATTTTCTTCAGGATCCCGGTGTGAAAACACCGCTATTTGTTCGTTTTTCCGAGGTAGCAGGCTCCAAAGGAGTGAACGAAACGAATCGGGATGTGCGTGGGTTTTCAGTAAAGTTTTATACCGATGAAGGCAATTTTGATCTGGTCGGGAACAATATTCCGATCTTCTTCATTCAGGATGGGATCAAGTTTCCTGATCTGATTCATGCCTTGAAGCCGGAACCTAATAATGAAATTCCACAAGGCTCCACTGCGCACGATACTTTCTGGGATTTTATTGCAAATAATCAGGAGTCGGCAGCGATGGTCATGTGGATTATGTCGGATCGCACAATACCGCGAAGCTTTCGAATGATGCAGGGATTTGGAGTACATACCTTCAGGCTGGTGAACAAAGAAGGTAAATCCAGATTCGTGAAATTTCATTGGCGGCCGGTACTTGGTATGCATTCTTTTGTGTGGGATGAGGCGCAGAAGCTGGGCGGAGCGGACCCCGACTTTCATCGCAGGGACCTGTGGGAGAATATCAATGCAGGTAACTTTGCTGAGTTCGAACTTGGAATACAGGTGCTGGAGGAAGCGGATGAGTTCAAGTTTGATTTTGATATTTTGGATGCAACGAAATTATGGCCAGAAGAAGACATTCCGGTACGAATCATTGGCAAAATGACGATTAACCAAAATGTCGAGAATGTATTTGCGGAAACGGAACAGTCGGCTTTCCATCCTGGCAACATTGTACGTGGTATTGATTTCAGTAATGATCCACTGCTTCAAGGCCGGCTATTCTCGTATACGGATACACAATTGGCAAGGGTGGGCACGAATTATCAGGAATTGCCGATTAATCGTCCCGTGTGCCCTGTACATAACAACCAGAGAGACGGAGCTTCCCGTTACACCATTGATCGGGGAAGAGTCGCCTACCACGAAAACTCTCTTGCCAACAATTCTCCTTATACTGTTCCCGGTGCCAAAGGAGGCTTTGTAACCTATCCTTCCACCGTGCAAGGTCTTAAGGAACGGAAAACAGCACCCAGCTTCCTGGATCATTTCTCGCAAGCACGTTTATTCAGGAACAGCATGACAGACGTGGAAAGGAGTCATATCATTCAGGCACTCACGTTTGAGCTCGGAAAGGTAAAGGATGTTTCGATTCGTCAACAGGTCGTTGATATGTTAGGAAATATCAGCTCAGAGCTGGCGAACATTCTGGCCCGCGAACTTGGAGTCGCTGTACCGAACGTGCTTGAATCCACAGTGACAAAAATCTCCCCTGCGTTAAGTATGTCCAATACCGTGTTTTCTCCCAAAACGCTACGCGTCGGGGTGATTGTCGGTGAAGGATTCGATGGTCCGAGCACACAATACATTTTGGATGAGCTTAAGAGCGCGGGACTACGTCCAGTCATTGTTCATGAAAGACAAGGTGTGGTCCATGGAACGGGTGGTGTGGGGTTGAAGGTGGACGACAGTTTTTTGACCGGGTCACCTTTGGTATATGATGGGTTATTCATTGTTGGAGGACAGAAGGAAGATGATTATTTTCAAAAATACACCCGGTCCTATGCCATTGAAACATACAATCATTTTAAACCGATAGGAGCTACACCGGTGGGGGCAGTACTGATTCAGCCAGTCGGCATTATCGGCAAACCTGGTGTCATTGTTGAGCAGCAACCTGCGGCTTTTGCAGATCAATTCATTCAAGCAATGACCCAACAACGCTTCTGGAATCGAACGTAG